The following nucleotide sequence is from Roseivirga sp. BDSF3-8.
GACTGTTCAAATTAAAAACCAACTGAAGATGAGCTGGCGAGTTTGTTGCTCCAAGTCAAAATCACGATATTAGGTAGTGAAAAAGCCAACCAGTCGTCCTGAGGGCTGCCCCGGGCGTTATTTACAAGCCAGCAACTAAGGGTGATTCCATTATTCAATGAATGCATTTATAAGCTCATTCAATAAACACGTTAAGTTTTCAAAATTTTGGTTCAGGGCCTGGCTGGTGATGGTACTTGTTAATATCATTGTAAACCATCTTTCTCAGCCGAAATATTTTCCGCTGAATGAATCGTATCGATTTCCCTTAATACCGATCATCGTTTCGATTCTGGTGGGGAGCGTGTTCATGGCGATCGTCGATATTAATTTCCAGTACTTCAAAAGGAGATATTTCATTGAAAAAGTGGATGTGCACAGCGTGTCCAGGTTTTTATTGACTTCCTTAGGCTATATCTCCCTTTTGTATGTTCTACTTTATTATTCGGTGAATGGACTGAAAATCCACAATGTTTATTATCTACTGTCAGGACTCCCCATCACTGCATTACTCACAGGGCTTGGCGTCACCATTGGTTATGCTAAGACGATATATAAGCTTTACCGGTCTTTACATATTGAGGGAAAGCTGAAAATAGAGAACAGGGGCAAAATCACACTGATCGACTATGATGACATAGCATTTGCTTACAGTCAGAATAAAATCGCTTACATCGTAAAAACAAATGGCACTTCAGTCGCCAGTGATTTCACCTTAAATGAGATAGAAGAAAAAATAAAGGCACATAGTTTTTACCGGGCCAATAGGCAAACGATCCTGCATGCATCTTCTGTGGAGCAAGTACAGTCTATAGAAAATGGAAAGCTATCTGTGCAACTCAAACCTGCCCTGGCGAACAGGAATGTCTCTCAACTTATCATTAGCCGATACAAAAAACATGGGTTTTTGGATTGGTTTAAAAACAGATCCTAAAATAGACTGACCATTCAGTTATTTCTTTGCTACCATTCAGTCAGAATCGTGAATTCTGATTCGTTACGAGTGCTTTTGAGTCTTTTTATTGTGAAGAAATTAAACGCTTGTAATGATGAAAGAACGCTCTTTAAAATCTATCGCAATACCTGTAATTGCCGTAATTCTATGTGTTGTGCTTTATCTGTCCGGATACTTTCAAATCATATTTGCAGCCTTGATCGTACTCCTGGCCAGTTGGATTGAATACGGAAGAGGCGCCTTTAAATCGCTGGGGTTTCAACGCAGCAATTTGAAGGCCATACGGCTACTGGTTGTAGCCCCTTTGGTTGCAGGAATGATGTTTACGCTATATTGGTTTGTACTCATCCCCGTGGTGACTCATCTTACCGGACAGCCGATGGATTTTTCTTTTTTCGAATCCTACAAAGGTGATCTTAGGGGGGTGTTGAGTCTGTTTCCTCTTATTTGGATATCCGCTGCATTTGGTGAAGAAATTGTATTCAGAGGGTATTTGATGAGGCAGTTTATCAAGTTTTTTGGAAGCAGTAAAGCAAGCATAGTCCTCAACATTTTACTCTTCGGCGTTCTGTTCGGTTGGATACACATGTATCAAGGCCTAAGTGGTCAGATTGTGACAGGTATCATAGGTGTGCTGTTTGCCACTATCTTCTATGTCCGTAAGTATGATTTATGGTTCAATATCGCGGTACATGGTTTTGTGGATACGATTGCGCTGGTTCTGGTATATTTCAGTTAAGGTCAAAAAAATGGCTGGGAGACTCCACTGGCGTGAGTATGTGCCGGAGCCAAAATTCGCAGGGTTTTACCTGGATGTGCGAAGGTGAGGCTGGTTGCCTGGTGTGCCCCGGTACTGTAAGCAAGTTTACAAAGTATTAATCATTTCATTCACCATGTTTTCATTCTTACCTACGAAAGCTGACGATATCCCCTCAATCTGGAATCGTTTCGAAAATTGGTTAGCTAAAAACGCCCCTCACTTAACAGGAACATTGAACGCCCCTGCCTCAGAAGAGGACATTAACGCGCTTGAGAAAATACTTGGTGAAAGTCTTCCAATGGCATATGCAGGCTTTTTAAAGATACACAACGGGCAGGACCGGGATGGAGAGGGGTTAATTGATGCAGAAGAATTGCTACGGATATTAGAAGAATGGACAGTATGGAAGGAGTTGTTAGACAAAGGTGATTTCAATGGAACCCAGGCGGCACCAGACGCGGGGGTAAAGGCAAGCTGGTGGAACGTTAAGTGGATTCCTATTACATATGATGGGAGTGGGAATCATTATTGCCTGGACCTTGACCCTGCGACGGGCGGCAGGAGGGGGCAAGTAATTAGGGTGTGGCATGATTCAGCCGAAAGGGAGCTTATAGCTGATTCATTCCAGGAGTGGATATCCGGTTATGTGAGGGGCCTGGAAAGGGGAAGGTACGTGTACTCAGAAGATTGGAGCGGGATAATAAATAAGGATGATCTGTGATGAGGCCTAATTACTGGCGTGTGAAGTTTGGGAGTGAACCAGAGGACTGGACTAAAGCAATAGCTTGCCTGGCACCAACGCCTCGCTGGTACCTCGCTTCTTAGAGCGCCATTCCGCACCGGAGCAGGTTTAAACCTTGCCAAGAATAGATTTTATTGTCCCCATCTCATCTGCATTCATCCAGGGGACCCCGTCATGCGACGGGGGTTGGTGCATGAAAAAAGCCGATCCTCCAAAGAGGATCGGCTTTTATTGTTAGTGGAGTCGGCGGGAATCGAACCGGTTTGAGGAGGATTTTCAGAATAACTGAAATCTAAAAAGAGATGGGTTTCTGAAATCGAGGTTGGTACGTGAGTTGGCGAATACGCTACTTAAA
It contains:
- a CDS encoding LytR/AlgR family response regulator transcription factor, giving the protein MGSVFMAIVDINFQYFKRRYFIEKVDVHSVSRFLLTSLGYISLLYVLLYYSVNGLKIHNVYYLLSGLPITALLTGLGVTIGYAKTIYKLYRSLHIEGKLKIENRGKITLIDYDDIAFAYSQNKIAYIVKTNGTSVASDFTLNEIEEKIKAHSFYRANRQTILHASSVEQVQSIENGKLSVQLKPALANRNVSQLIISRYKKHGFLDWFKNRS
- a CDS encoding lysostaphin resistance A-like protein; the encoded protein is MMKERSLKSIAIPVIAVILCVVLYLSGYFQIIFAALIVLLASWIEYGRGAFKSLGFQRSNLKAIRLLVVAPLVAGMMFTLYWFVLIPVVTHLTGQPMDFSFFESYKGDLRGVLSLFPLIWISAAFGEEIVFRGYLMRQFIKFFGSSKASIVLNILLFGVLFGWIHMYQGLSGQIVTGIIGVLFATIFYVRKYDLWFNIAVHGFVDTIALVLVYFS
- a CDS encoding SMI1/KNR4 family protein — its product is MFSFLPTKADDIPSIWNRFENWLAKNAPHLTGTLNAPASEEDINALEKILGESLPMAYAGFLKIHNGQDRDGEGLIDAEELLRILEEWTVWKELLDKGDFNGTQAAPDAGVKASWWNVKWIPITYDGSGNHYCLDLDPATGGRRGQVIRVWHDSAERELIADSFQEWISGYVRGLERGRYVYSEDWSGIINKDDL